The proteins below come from a single Torulaspora delbrueckii CBS 1146 chromosome 5, complete genome genomic window:
- the VTC4 gene encoding Vtc4p (similar to Saccharomyces cerevisiae VTC4 (YJL012C); ancestral locus Anc_5.161) produces the protein MKFGEQLNRSLIRQYSYYYICYDDLKNDLEENLGRNNGNWSQELETEFLESLEVELDKVYTFCKVKHGEVVRRVEEAQAQVQHTVRSLDSNMPATELDFDMLEEELSDIIADVHDIAKFSRLNYTGFQKIIKKHDKKTKFILKPVFQIRLDAKPFFKDNYDELVQKISQLYDIVRTRGKPIKGDSSAGGKQQNFVRQTTKYWVHPDNITELKLIVLKHLPVLVFNANKEFEQEDSAITSIYYDNEDLDLYYGRLRKDEGAEAHRLRWYGGMGSDTIFVERKTHREDWTGEKSVKARFAIKERNVNDFTSGKFTVEQAFAKMRKEGKKSIKEIENLEALAIEIQYTMLKKKLRPVVRSFYNRTAFQLPGDARVRISLDTELTMVREDNFDGFDRTKGNWRRTDIGVDWPFNQLDEKDVCRFPYAVLEVKLQTQLGQEPPEWIRELVGSHLVEPVPKFSKFIHGVATLLNDKVESIPFWLPQMGVDIKKPAIKSNINITRPERDDDDDDDYDDDDDEDAALVEAMGATGNSLDIEERAGNYGSIENRADASQQDNEGRSSNAKYYQRRINTSGNSVMKWYYKALYQLDHYLNGDQISKVPKGTVFDSQVVAPPGKTICVPVRVEPKVYFATERTFLSWLSIALILGGVATTLVTYGSRTTMIVSTGFFITALATIIHAIITYATRVVNIRLKRAVDYEDKLGPPMICTFLMLSIFFSFFCNLVW, from the coding sequence ATGAAGTTTGGTGAGCAATTGAATAGGTCGCTAATCAGACAGTATAGTTACTATTATATTTGTTACGATGATCTAAAGaacgatttggaagaaaatctGGGGAGAAATAATGGTAATTGGAGTCAAGAGCTGGAGACTGAATTCTTGGAATCTTTAGAGGTTGAGTTGGATAAAGTTTACACTTTTTGTAAAGTCAAACATGGTGAAGTTGTAAGACGTGTAGAGGAAGCACAGGCTCAAGTTCAACATACTGTGAGATCTTTGGATTCTAATATGCCTGCTACTGAGTTGGATTTTGATatgttggaagaagagttgaGCGACATCATTGCTGATGTGCACGATATTGCCAAATTTTCCCGTTTGAACTACACTGGGTTCCAGAAAATCATTAAGAAGCACGATAAGAAGACAAAGTTTATCTTGAAACCTGTGTTCCAAATTAGATTGGATGCTAAACCTTTTTTTAAGGATAACTATGATGAGCTAGTGCAGAAAATTTCTCAACTGTACGATATTGTGAGAACTAGAGGTAAACCTATCAAGGGTGACTCTTCTGCAGGTGGTAAACAACAAAATTTCGTTAGACAAACAACTAAATACTGGGTTCACCCAGATAATATCactgaattgaaattgattgTACTAAAACATTTGCCCGTTTTGGTTTTCAACGCTAATAAGGAgtttgaacaagaagattcTGCCATTACTTCCATTTACTACGATAACGAAGATTTGGACTTGTATTATGGCCGTTTGAGAAAGGATGAAGGTGCCGAAGCTCATAGATTGAGATGGTACGGTGGTATGGGATCTGACACAATCTTTGTCGAGAGAAAGACCCACAGAGAGGATTGGACTGGTGAAAAATCCGTCAAGGCAAGATTCGCTATAAAGGAGCGCAACGTTAATGACTTCACTAGTGGTAAGTTTACCGTCGAGCAAGCATTTGCCAAGATGCGTAAGGAAGGTAAGAAGTCTATCAAggagattgaaaatttggaagCTTTGGCCATCGAGATTCAGTACACcatgttgaagaaaaaactaAGGCCTGTGGTTAGATCGTTTTACAACAGAACTGCTTTCCAGTTGCCAGGTGACGCTAGAGTTCGTATCTCTCTTGATACCGAATTGACTATGGTCAGAGAGGACAACTTCGATGGGTTTGATAGAACAAAGGGTAACTGGAGAAGAACTGATATTGGTGTTGATTGGCCTTTCAACCAATTGGATGAGAAAGACGTTTGTAGATTCCCATATGCTGTTTTGGAAGTCAAATTACAAACTCAGTTGGGTCAGGAGCCTCCGGAGTGGATTCGTGAACTAGTGGGATCTCACTTGGTTGAGCCAGTTCCGAAGTTCTCCAAGTTCATTCACGGTGTCGCTACTTTGCTAAATGACAAAGTGGAATCAATTCCGTTTTGGTTACCTCAAATGGGCGTCGATATTAAGAAACCCGCTATCAAATCTAATATCAACATCACTAGGCCTGAGAGAgacgacgacgacgatgatgattatgacgacgatgacgaCGAAGATGCTGCACTAGTCGAAGCAATGGGCGCCACAGGTAACTCTCTCGATATCGAAGAGAGAGCTGGTAATTATGGTTCCATCGAGAACCGCGCAGATGCTTCTCAACAGGACAACGAAGGTAGAAGCTCCAATGCTAAGTactatcaaagaagaataaacaCTTCTGGCAACTCAGTGATGAAGTGGTACTACAAGGCCCTTTACCAGCTTGATCACTATCTGAACGGTGACCAGATCAGCAAAGTTCCAAAGGGTACTGTGTTCGACAGCCAGGTTGTAGCTCCACCAGGAAAGACAATCTGTGTTCCAGTCCGCGTTGAACCAAAGGTCTACTTTGCCACTGAGAGAACCTTCCTCTCATGGCTATCGATAGCTTTGATTCTGGGTGGTGTTGCCACCACTTTGGTCACTTACGGTTCAAGAACCACTATGATCGTCTCAACAGGGTTCTTCATTACAGCCCTTGCCACCATCATCCATGCGATAATAACCTACGCTACAAGAGTGGTTAACATAAGGCTCAAGAGAGCTGTGGATTACGAAGATAAATTGGGTCCTCCAATGATCTGCACTTTCCTAATGCtttcgatcttcttctccttcttctgTAATCTAGTATGGTAG
- the CRH1 gene encoding transglycosylase (similar to Saccharomyces cerevisiae CRH1 (YGR189C); ancestral locus Anc_5.159) — MHLSVLSLLASALVANAQSTCNPMKATGCAADKALGTSFAEDFSSESSWFDKDNDTGEIKYGDDGLELTLQKRYDNPGLMSKFYIMYGKVEAVLKAGPGTGIVSSFFLQSDDLDEIDLEWLGGDDTQFQSNYFSKGNVATYDRGEYHGVNQPQTEFHNYTIDWAMDKCVWYLDGQVVRTLANTTSQGYPQSPMFLKMGIWAGGDSSNEPGTIEWAGGATDYSQAPFSMYVKKVVVTDYSSGSEYSYGDQSGSWESIEAKDGSVYGRYDQAQEEFAALVNGDEISSGTSSSASSSSTSSSSSASSTSSSASSTSSSTVSSSTESSSSVTSSAESSSTSSSVSTTSESSSASSTTASSESSSASITESSIAPSTSSTSEPSTTTSASESSSTSEPSSSTIEPTSTNEDASPTTATTSSSSSTNEYASTTSAPISSTTSADSTLTTQTTASSTQSVSLINNAINMRYSKGLMGLLASFALALTC, encoded by the coding sequence ATGCATTTGAGTGTACTTTCCCTCCTGGCTTCTGCGCTTGTTGCAAATGCTCAGTCTACTTGTAATCCTATGAAAGCTACCGGATGTGCAGCCGATAAAGCATTGGGAACTAGTTTTGCAGAAGATTTTAGTTCTGAAAGTTCATGGTTTGATAAGGATAATGATACTGGTGAAATTAAATATGGTGATGATGGGCTTGAGTTGACCTTACAAAAGAGATATGATAATCCTGGTTTGATGTCCAAATTTTATATCATGTATGGTAAAGTTGAAGCTGTTCTAAAAGCTGGTCCAGGAACAGGTATTGTTTCGTCATtctttttgcaaagtgatgatcttgatgaaatcgatTTAGAGTGGTTAGGTGGTGACGATACacaatttcaatcaaaCTATTTCTCCAAAGGTAATGTTGCTACGTATGATCGTGGTGAATACCATGGTGTGAATCAACCACAGACTGAATTTCACAATTACACTATCGATTGGGCTATGGACAAGTGTGTTTGGTATTTGGATGGTCAAGTTGTTAGAACTTTGGCCAACACTACGTCCCAGGGTTATCCACAATCTCCCAtgtttttgaagatgggTATTTGGGCCGGTGGTGACTCCAGCAATGAACCTGGTACGATTGAGTGGGCTGGTGGTGCTACTGACTATTCGCAAGCTCCTTTCTCGATGTATGTGAAGAAAGTCGTTGTTACGGATTACTCCAGTGGTTCCGAGTACAGCTATGGTGATCAGTCAGGATCTTGGGAATCTATTGAGGCTAAAGACGGTTCTGTCTACGGTAGGTACGACCAAGcgcaagaagaatttgctGCCTTAGtcaatggtgatgagaTCAGCTCCGGCACAAGTTCGAGCGCTTCGAGTTCTAGCACaagctcaagctcaagCGCAAGCTCTACAAGCTCAAGCGCAAGCTCTACAAGCTCAAGCACAGTTTCCAGCTCTACTGAGTCGTCCAGCTCTGTGACAAGTTCCGCTGAATCTTCCAGCACTAGTTCAAGTGTCTCTACGACATCAGAATCTTCGAGTGCTAGCTCAACCACCGCATCCAGTGAAAGCTCGAGTGCTTCCATTACAGAGTCCAGCATAGCCCCAAGCACTAGCTCTACCTCCGAGCCTTCCACTACAACCTCTGCTTCTGAATCCTCTAGTACAAGCGAACCAAGTTCATCTACAATCGAGCCTACTTCAACAAACGAAGATGCATCGCCTACAACTGCCACAACCTCAAGCAGTAGTTCGACGAATGAATACGCATCTACTACAAGTGCTCCAATCTCAAGCACCACTTCCGCCGACTCGACTCTGACGACTCAAACCACTGCATCGTCTACTCAATCGGTCTCTTTGATTAACAATGCCATCAACATGCGTTATTCAAAAGGATTAATGGGTCTGCTCGCAAGTTTCGCATTGGCTCTAACATGTTAG
- the MAD3 gene encoding Mad3p (similar to Saccharomyces cerevisiae BUB1 (YGR188C) and MAD3 (YJL013C); ancestral locus Anc_5.162): protein MPHDGLKESSSTNFEEIEVEKENILPLKEGRSALGLTQALREDVSQLNSTRIAFERRLLEELEDMDDPFELFMDYITWINHAYPQGGSSKQSGMLDVLERCLMYLRDMETYRNDPRLLKLWLWYIELFAADSAQQAKEIYTYMLRKRIGSKLSLFYESFATLLFEMGKYKEAVYIMRMGINENARPQNRLLKRMDDFQARLRNMNIDLENGPQVSPQFFEPSSSAVLGRERSSVIHNTQDRISDSRQLDDDKPAKYAIFRDNENSDDANHELNYNGWDILDSRANRTKENQVSSKRIVSGSNIGKIQQEVAQTKKEAASDKLRIFKDSLGRSEPVYKNVNTPGKKPEKIDCNFKLLYPNDNEEYCIEEILAMSRNVYIKRRKPYGDTENMPVSKKRKNITALAEKRTELPSSQPPVSTTYVQSGEPDLHGQTTNGQNKPSTSSILPLNDEEPKNELNHERSKQPLQAPNSPTITFFSKNAMDEVYSMFNQHYEETKPTIDGDETTGKFALLDNFTQEFTRQNMEDLTEVKRTDPDGNTKTQDIHMESVLLSPQREEKETKIPSQAYRSKVHEFMTPIQERNERVFETPIESRQAYEEGKNNYDSAASSPFLTQPQQELERVPQLVNSVVDDPLSNDLRGQLLANIQPSLDDYDTFYRYNQPLKMSALLKKIHRVSRSENKNPIVDFKKTGDLYCIRTELGEGGYATVYLAESSTGHLKALKVEKPASVWEYYILKQVEKKLKGSIVLRSIINASSLHCFQDESYLVLNYASQGTVLDLINLQKEKSRGPIDELLCMFITVELMKVMEAIHRVGIVHGDVKPDNCMIRFESGTLGPYRADGSEGWCNKGIYLIDFGRSFDMSLFPPGTKFKANWKTDQQDCFEMRQGKPWSYEADYFGLAGIIHSLLFGEFIETTQISDGRSKLKRPLKRYWKQDIWLKIFHSLLNSDKFDDFPITSELVECRQQIEAYLNDHANDRLRCIIRDLESELTYLKRT from the coding sequence ATGCCACATGATGGTTTGAAGGAGAGTAGCTCaaccaattttgaagagataGAGGTGGAGAAGGAAAACATTCTGCCGTTGAAAGAGGGAAGATCAGCTCTTGGTTTAACGCAGGCTTTACGTGAGGATGTATCGCAGTTGAACAGTACTAGAATTGCCTTTGAAAGGCGATTGctcgaagaattggaagatatgGACGATCCATTTGAATTATTCATGGACTATATCACCTGGATTAATCATGCCTACCCTCAGGGTGGAAGTTCGAAACAAAGTGGGATGTTAGACGTTTTAGAGAGATGTCTTATGTATCTCAGAGATATGGAAACTTACAGGAATGATCCCAggcttttgaaattgtggTTATGGTATATTGAGCTGTTTGCTGCAGATTCTGCTCAGCAGGCTAAGGAAATCTATACCTATATGCTTCGCAAACGTATTGGTTCCAAGCTCTCACTATTTTACGAGAGTTTTGCCACCCTATTATTTGAAATGGGGAAGTATAAAGAGGCAGTCTATATTATGAGGATGggaatcaatgaaaatgcCAGGCCACAAAATCGATTACTGAAGAGAATGGATGACTTTCAAGCTAGACTGCGAAACATGAACATTGATCTGGAAAATGGACCACAGGTAAGCCCTCAATTCTTCGAGCCTTCGTCATCTGCAGTGCTGGGAAGAGAAAGATCCTCGGTCATACACAATACACAGGATAGAATATCAGATAGCAGACAATTAGATGATGATAAACCTGCCAAATACGCTATTTTCCGCGACAATGAAAACTCCGACGACGCCAATCATGAACTGAATTATAATGGATGGGATATTTTGGATAGCAGAGCTAATAGGACTAAGGAAAATCAGGTGAGCTCGAAAAGAATAGTTAGCGGGTCTAATATTGGGAAGATTCAGCAGGAGGTTGCGCagacaaagaaggaagctGCTTCTGATAAGTTGAGAATCTTCAAGGATAGTCTTGGCAGAAGTGAGCCTGTTTATAAGAACGTGAACACACCTGGAAAAAAAcctgaaaagattgattgTAATTTCAAACTATTATATCCtaatgataatgaagaatattgcattgaagagatccTAGCCATGTCACGGAACGTTTATATTAAAAGGAGAAAACCTTATGGGGATACAGAGAATATGCCGGTTAGcaaaaagaggaaaaatATAACAGCATTGGCAGAAAAGAGGACCGAGTTGCCCTCTTCTCAACCACCAGTCTCTACCACATATGTCCAGTCAGGTGAGCCAGACCTTCATGGGCAAACCACAAATGGCCAAAATAAACCTAGtacatcttcaatcttgCCTTTGAATGACGAGGAACCAAAAAATGAGTTAAATCACGAAAGGAGCAAGCAACCTTTGCAGGCTCCAAATTCACCAACCATAactttcttttccaaaaacGCAATGGATGAAGTTTATTCAATGTTCAATCAGCATTATGAGGAAACCAAGCCCACAATTGACGGAGATGAAACGACTGGTAAATTTGCACTTCTCGATAACTTTACCCAGGAGTTTACGAGGCAAAACATGGAAGATTTGACTGAGGTCAAGAGAACAGACCCTGATGGAAATACTAAAACACAAGACATACACATGGAAAGCGTGCTGTTATCCCCGCAGAGAGAGGAAAAAGAGACGAAGATCCCCAGCCAAGCATATCGAAGTAAAGTTCATGAGTTCATGACACCAATACAGGAGAGAAATGAAAGAGTATTCGAAACTCCGATTGAAAGTAGACAGGCGTATGAAGAAGGGAAAAATAATTATGACTCAGCGGCAAGCTCTCCATTTCTAACACAGCCTCAGCAGGAACTCGAAAGGGTGCCGCAATTGGTAAATTCGGTTGTCGATGACCCGCTTAGCAATGATTTAAGAGGACAATTACTGGCGAATATTCAACCATCCTTAGACGATTACGACACATTCTATCGGTACAATCAGCCTTTAAAAATGAGTGCTCTTCTCAAGAAAATTCATAGAGTCTCAAGGTCGGAGAACAAAAATCCCattgttgatttcaaaaagacTGGTGATCTTTATTGTATAAGAACAGAACTGGGCGAGGGTGGTTACGCTACTGTCTATTTGGCAGAATCAAGTACTGGTCATCTCAAGGCATtaaaagttgaaaaacCCGCTAGCGTGTGGGAATATTACATCCTAAAGCAAGTGGAAAAAAAGCTCAAGGGAAGTATTGTTCTTCGTTCTATTATCAATGCCAGCTCCTTGCATTGCTTTCAAGATGAAAGCTATCTGGTTTTGAATTATGCCAGCCAAGGTACTGTTTTGGACTTGATAAATCTacagaaagagaaatcGCGAGGCCCCATAGACGAGCTCCTGTGCATGTTCATAACAGTGGAactgatgaaagtgatggAGGCCATTCATAGAGTAGGGATAGTTCACGGGGACGTCAAACCAGATAATTGCATGATCAGATTCGAGAGTGGAACTTTGGGACCTTATCGAGCTGATGGGTCAGAGGGATGGTGCAATAAAGGTATTTATCtcattgattttggaaGGTCATTTGACATGAGCCTCTTCCCACCAGGTACCAAATTCAAGGCGAACTGGAAAACAGACCAACAGGATTGTTTTGAAATGAGGCAAGGCAAGCCATGGAGCTACGAAGCTGACTATTTTGGGTTGGCAGGTATAATTCACTCACTTCTCTTTGGAGAATTTATCGAAACAACTCAAATTTCTGATGGTAGAAGTAAATTAAAGAGGCCGTTGAAAAGATACTGGAAGCAGGACATCTGGTtaaagatttttcattctCTGCTTAACAGTGAtaagtttgatgattttcCAATCACTTCGGAGCTGGTGGAGTGTAgacaacaaattgaagcttACCTTAATGACCATGCAAATGACAGATTAAGGTGCATTATACGAGATTTGGAATCGGAGCTGACGTATCTTAAGAGGACCTGA
- the RPC17 gene encoding DNA-directed RNA polymerase III subunit RPC17 (similar to Saccharomyces cerevisiae RPC17 (YJL011C); ancestral locus Anc_5.160), producing the protein MKVLEARNAFFSDYETLQFLSKLQRHHHWDDESSQGKRLKSQRPYNHPQLQAITSDTLAYLNADKGLPQEDGTILRSPLSTLNDERFTELVRALNKFDLFQAEKLQIVNQLPGTLVHLYAVVEECDARFTQDQQQQLIELIQSYHS; encoded by the coding sequence ATGAAAGTACTGGAGGCCCGCAATGCTTTCTTTAGCGACTATGAAACGTTACAGTTTCTCTCCAAGCTCCAGAGACACCACCATTGGGATGACGAATCCTCACAAGGCAAGCGTTTGAAATCACAGAGACCGTACAATCACCCACAATTACAAGCAATCACATCAGATACCCTCGCGTACCTGAATGCAGACAAGGGACTCCCGCAAGAAGATGGAACAATACTACGTTCGCCTTTAAGTACACTGAATGACGAACGATTCACAGAGCTCGTTCGCGCACTAAATAAGTTCGACCTTTTCCAGGCAGAGAAACTACAAATTGTAAACCAATTGCCAGGAACTTTAGTCCATCTCTACGCGGTAGTAGAAGAATGTGATGCCCGTTTCACCCAGgatcaacaacaacaattgaTAGAGTTGATACAGAGTTATCATAGTTAG